In one window of Legionella fallonii LLAP-10 DNA:
- a CDS encoding translocation/assembly module TamB domain-containing protein has product MPGSLKVQQLSGTAFKQFSVKKVDYKINQTTITIKNLTVNWQLLSLLQNKLIINKLNAKSIEIQQEKPIVYIEQVALSGQIKKTGLAIDSLRFNYLDQIITSRLQIGFDSLTQLTAKLKLNPDTKNPEIFTGALDIGGDLNHLQWTGDFHGPASLSLNGNLTKLARLEQTIKWHNVQWQKDPQTIINSPEGRLTLSGTLPDLNVTLTSKINKAPNEHWQIASTIHGTIPWKWYFDINISQPMESSSKHEGLYTSLSAKGKITASNQGDMIITLKPGHYEMPDDSPIPSLEFQGGTLGIILSPQQLAGKGSIAIDENKKLTLAFKLPKFDLNQGLVARQPINADLSLIVNSFEFLQSLSSEINNPKGQLTASLQATGTWNKKIIKSTLTLSQGRVDLPGLGLKLNSMQFIAHAQGQQWEAEGSISSENKKLNIKGKGPLGASFGGDLSLIGTDFPVMNTKEFQVKVSPQVALNISSSGLKISGSILVPFAHIQPQTFNNSISLSDDVVFKTPNETPSTPFNTNMNLHVEMGNDVELTYKGLHATLIGSVNLTQLPQGPVNATGELTVKKGQYKAYGQDLTIEQGQLIFTGGRLDNPGINVRASKKIDTTTATTPGSNQPFDFNNDNLQNANVRGNISVGVEVSGRLTEPKISLFSNPSILSQADILSMLVLGRPASQANKAGGQLLMAAISSMNLGGGTNGAQLLEQLKKNLGFDVNVQTTSNYNLATNQITDSTAVVVGKSISKKIYVSYNVGLSQNDPNVLTLKYLLNKFYSIQISSSTTSSGIDILYTSNK; this is encoded by the coding sequence TTGCCCGGATCCCTGAAAGTACAGCAGCTAAGCGGCACTGCATTCAAACAATTTAGCGTGAAAAAAGTAGACTATAAAATAAATCAAACAACCATAACTATAAAAAATCTAACCGTTAATTGGCAGCTACTATCACTTTTACAAAATAAATTAATAATCAATAAGTTAAATGCGAAGTCCATAGAAATTCAACAGGAAAAACCTATCGTTTACATAGAACAAGTTGCCCTAAGTGGACAAATAAAGAAAACGGGCTTAGCAATAGACTCATTACGATTTAATTACTTAGATCAAATCATTACCAGCCGATTGCAAATAGGCTTCGATTCTCTTACTCAATTAACGGCTAAATTAAAATTAAATCCTGATACTAAAAATCCCGAGATATTCACTGGAGCTTTAGATATAGGAGGGGATCTCAATCACCTGCAGTGGACTGGTGATTTTCATGGCCCAGCATCATTATCCCTCAATGGAAATCTAACAAAATTAGCTCGACTTGAGCAAACGATAAAATGGCATAATGTCCAATGGCAGAAGGATCCTCAAACCATAATCAATAGCCCAGAAGGAAGGCTTACTCTTTCAGGAACCTTACCTGATTTAAATGTCACCTTAACCTCTAAAATCAATAAAGCACCAAATGAACATTGGCAAATCGCGTCAACGATTCATGGAACCATTCCCTGGAAATGGTATTTCGATATCAATATCTCACAACCTATGGAATCATCTTCTAAGCATGAAGGTTTATATACTAGCCTTTCTGCAAAAGGAAAAATTACAGCAAGTAACCAAGGCGATATGATCATAACCTTAAAGCCTGGCCATTATGAGATGCCTGATGACAGTCCAATACCTTCATTAGAATTCCAAGGCGGAACGCTGGGTATCATTCTTTCACCACAACAATTAGCAGGAAAAGGCTCTATAGCTATAGATGAAAACAAAAAGTTAACTCTGGCCTTTAAGCTCCCCAAATTTGATCTAAATCAAGGCTTAGTTGCTCGCCAGCCGATCAACGCCGATTTATCCCTTATAGTTAATTCATTTGAATTTTTACAAAGTCTCAGCTCTGAAATCAATAATCCCAAAGGACAATTAACTGCCTCATTACAAGCTACAGGGACTTGGAACAAAAAGATTATTAAAAGTACCCTTACATTAAGCCAAGGTCGTGTAGATCTTCCGGGATTAGGTCTTAAGCTTAATTCAATGCAATTTATTGCTCATGCTCAAGGACAACAATGGGAAGCAGAAGGTTCTATTTCTTCAGAAAATAAAAAATTAAACATCAAGGGTAAAGGCCCTCTTGGTGCTTCATTCGGTGGCGATTTATCACTAATTGGGACCGATTTCCCTGTGATGAATACCAAAGAATTCCAAGTTAAAGTATCACCCCAAGTCGCCTTGAATATCTCCTCGTCAGGATTAAAGATTAGCGGATCAATTCTAGTTCCCTTCGCTCACATACAACCACAAACATTCAACAACAGCATTTCTTTATCCGATGATGTAGTCTTTAAAACTCCAAATGAAACGCCCTCTACCCCATTCAATACCAACATGAATCTACATGTAGAAATGGGCAATGATGTAGAGCTAACCTACAAAGGATTACATGCAACATTGATTGGATCGGTCAATCTCACTCAACTGCCTCAAGGTCCGGTGAATGCAACTGGAGAATTAACGGTTAAAAAAGGACAATATAAAGCATATGGGCAAGATCTGACTATAGAACAAGGGCAACTCATTTTCACTGGTGGACGCTTGGATAATCCCGGAATTAATGTAAGAGCATCCAAAAAAATTGATACCACTACAGCCACAACCCCTGGATCGAATCAGCCTTTTGATTTCAATAATGATAATCTGCAAAACGCTAATGTTCGTGGTAATATCAGCGTAGGAGTTGAAGTATCAGGACGTTTGACCGAACCCAAAATATCACTATTTTCGAATCCCTCTATCCTTTCTCAAGCCGATATACTGTCCATGCTTGTATTAGGACGTCCAGCCAGTCAAGCCAATAAAGCAGGCGGACAGTTACTGATGGCGGCAATCTCTTCGATGAATTTAGGTGGTGGAACTAATGGTGCTCAACTTTTAGAACAGCTAAAAAAGAACCTAGGATTCGATGTAAATGTGCAAACAACCAGTAATTACAATTTGGCAACTAATCAGATTACTGACTCAACAGCCGTTGTAGTAGGTAAATCTATTTCCAAAAAGATTTATGTAAGTTATAACGTAGGCTTATCTCAAAACGATCCCAACGTGCTTACTTTGAAATACTTACTTAATAAATTTTACAGTATCCAAATCAGCAGCAGTACCACGAGTAGCGGCATTGATATTTTATATACCTCTAATAAATAA
- a CDS encoding autotransporter assembly complex protein TamA yields MNKLVYLIFFIVCFPLFAASTTPASLDIKGVTGKVLANVEKRLNELQEIKPLDELSLDDLRTQVMKAIEPFGYFKADIDIKTLDKKRVSIFINPGNQIHITSLRVELIGEGAKNPLILKTVKQIPLHVDDPLFTETYNQAKQNIINTAENLGYLHGSFKKAEILVDENVNTAAITLIFDTGPLYYFGQIQFDPTNINPDLLHRFVPFKHGQPYSTDEILKFNNYLSASGYFSSVLVKPQITDSQTVPVLVHLQPVHKYTYTVGAGYGTDTGVRGRAGLNIIPVNKYGHKFNALAQGSFTQNAFQAQYIVPGKNPISDQYSLTGNFSNLNYTSGYSNAFLISLAQQHKVKSFKRVLSLNSLYEGFHYTLQTNNYQHMLYPKAAFSFNKTADALFTPSGYNITLNGLGAGHFTISKINFVQASLDAKAAYMIEPWRLRLYGHTIQGFTATSNINQLPLSLALLLGGTDNLKAYSFNSIGPGRIITYTGFEIQKEIKKNWYLVGFADSGDVYNPIARAMKYDAGGGLMWVSPIGPIKVGVAQPITNRLQRVDGSSPRLVVSMGPDL; encoded by the coding sequence ATGAATAAATTAGTTTATCTGATATTTTTTATTGTCTGTTTTCCATTGTTTGCAGCAAGCACTACGCCGGCTTCTCTTGATATCAAAGGAGTCACCGGTAAGGTGCTGGCTAATGTTGAAAAGCGTCTTAATGAGTTACAGGAAATAAAACCATTAGATGAACTCAGTTTAGATGACTTACGCACTCAGGTAATGAAGGCTATAGAACCATTTGGCTATTTCAAAGCAGATATCGATATAAAAACACTCGATAAAAAGAGAGTATCCATCTTTATTAATCCTGGTAATCAAATTCATATTACTTCTTTACGTGTTGAACTAATCGGCGAAGGCGCAAAAAATCCACTGATACTTAAAACAGTAAAGCAAATACCATTACACGTAGACGATCCGCTATTTACAGAAACTTATAACCAAGCCAAACAAAATATTATTAACACAGCAGAAAACTTGGGGTATTTGCATGGTTCATTTAAAAAAGCTGAAATTTTAGTAGATGAAAATGTAAACACGGCCGCTATTACCCTTATTTTTGACACAGGCCCGCTCTACTATTTTGGTCAGATACAATTTGATCCTACAAACATCAATCCTGATTTACTACATCGCTTTGTGCCATTTAAGCACGGTCAACCTTATTCCACAGATGAAATTCTTAAATTTAATAATTATCTTTCCGCTAGTGGATATTTTAGTTCTGTACTTGTGAAGCCACAAATCACTGATTCTCAGACCGTTCCAGTTCTAGTGCATTTACAGCCTGTACACAAATATACTTATACTGTAGGAGCCGGTTATGGAACAGATACTGGGGTGCGTGGTAGAGCAGGTCTTAATATAATACCTGTCAATAAATACGGACATAAATTTAATGCCTTAGCACAAGGCTCGTTTACTCAAAATGCATTTCAGGCGCAATACATAGTCCCAGGTAAAAATCCCATATCCGATCAATACAGCCTTACCGGTAATTTTTCCAATTTAAATTACACTAGCGGTTACAGTAATGCCTTTCTTATATCCCTTGCTCAGCAGCATAAAGTAAAGTCATTTAAGCGAGTATTATCACTTAACAGCCTTTATGAAGGATTTCATTACACCTTACAGACGAATAACTATCAGCATATGCTCTATCCTAAAGCGGCTTTTTCATTCAACAAAACAGCAGATGCACTATTTACTCCATCAGGTTATAACATTACCTTAAACGGTTTAGGAGCTGGCCACTTCACCATATCCAAGATCAACTTTGTACAAGCATCCCTAGATGCCAAAGCAGCGTACATGATAGAACCATGGCGTTTACGTCTCTATGGACATACCATTCAAGGATTCACTGCGACCAGCAATATTAATCAGCTTCCCCTGTCCCTAGCGTTGCTCTTAGGGGGAACGGACAATTTGAAAGCCTATAGTTTTAACTCCATAGGTCCAGGAAGAATCATCACTTATACTGGCTTCGAAATTCAAAAGGAAATCAAAAAAAATTGGTACCTGGTAGGATTTGCTGATTCAGGAGATGTTTATAATCCCATAGCCAGAGCAATGAAATATGATGCAGGTGGTGGCTTGATGTGGGTTTCACCTATTGGTCCGATTAAAGTTGGAGTGGCGCAACCCATAACCAATAGACTACAAAGAGTTGATGGAAGTAGCCCTCGCTTGGTCGTTAGCATGGGGCCAGACTTATGA
- a CDS encoding OmpP1/FadL family transporter: MNDMHKPLRTLVSVAIVGIMATSTAYSGGFSLYTEDSPSAIGNYAAGIAAEAADASTGWYNPAGLALIHNQQIVAGGVGIFPSARLSGTSTFMTQGLNNYVQNFQDLQGGDNAFVPAFHYALPVGENVTFGFSSVSPFGLSTDWDQDSAVRYQATLSELITVNLSPEFGVKLSDHFSYGAGLDFQYARVKFNTMLGAPNLFVPFFPATTVDTLSYNNGNSIGIGFHTGVMAMFNDNHTRIGLNYQSKMRHTFHGQSRLVGKLASPGLVLANPASVIGANPDAVFRNTNLFSNPIELPDVVTLSGYQDVNEALALLGSVVYTAWSSFDTITLNNVAAPSINPFTSQVSLVQAVSSKQQNYLDAWRFALGANYRLNQQWMLRAGGGYDATPTNNAFRDVRLPDVNRWALSIGTHYQARPSIGVDVGYTHIFSAEDSTVNRTDPIGLTSAFNVNATSNAHVDLVGAQVVWNIDQALEAPTK; encoded by the coding sequence GTGAACGACATGCACAAACCCCTAAGAACGCTAGTCAGTGTTGCAATAGTAGGCATTATGGCAACAAGTACTGCTTATTCTGGTGGATTTTCGCTGTATACTGAGGATAGCCCATCAGCTATTGGCAACTATGCTGCGGGTATTGCTGCAGAAGCTGCGGATGCTTCTACTGGTTGGTATAATCCAGCGGGTTTAGCATTAATTCATAATCAACAAATAGTCGCTGGGGGCGTTGGTATATTTCCTTCTGCTAGACTTAGTGGCACTAGTACTTTTATGACCCAAGGGCTCAATAATTACGTACAGAATTTCCAAGATCTCCAAGGTGGTGATAATGCATTTGTTCCTGCATTTCACTATGCTTTACCCGTAGGTGAAAATGTTACCTTTGGATTCAGTAGCGTTTCTCCTTTTGGTTTGTCAACTGATTGGGATCAAGACTCTGCAGTACGTTACCAAGCTACTTTATCTGAGTTGATTACGGTTAACCTGTCACCAGAATTCGGTGTGAAATTGTCCGATCATTTCTCTTATGGCGCAGGACTTGATTTTCAATATGCCAGGGTAAAATTTAATACTATGCTTGGCGCTCCTAATTTGTTTGTGCCTTTCTTCCCTGCGACCACGGTAGATACTTTAAGTTATAATAATGGCAACTCCATAGGAATAGGATTCCATACTGGCGTTATGGCTATGTTTAATGACAATCATACCCGTATTGGTTTGAATTATCAGTCTAAAATGAGGCACACTTTCCATGGCCAAAGTAGACTAGTAGGTAAACTAGCTTCCCCAGGTTTAGTATTGGCTAACCCTGCTTCTGTAATTGGAGCAAATCCTGACGCGGTATTTAGAAATACTAATCTATTTTCCAATCCTATCGAGTTACCTGATGTAGTTACGTTGAGTGGATATCAAGATGTCAATGAAGCCCTTGCTTTATTAGGTTCTGTTGTTTATACAGCATGGAGTTCTTTTGACACGATTACATTAAATAATGTAGCAGCTCCGTCTATCAATCCTTTTACTAGTCAAGTATCTCTTGTTCAGGCCGTCAGTTCAAAGCAACAGAACTATCTTGATGCCTGGCGCTTTGCTTTAGGTGCAAATTACCGTTTAAATCAACAATGGATGTTACGTGCAGGTGGCGGTTATGATGCGACTCCTACGAACAATGCATTTAGAGATGTCAGATTACCTGACGTAAATCGATGGGCTCTTTCAATTGGTACTCATTACCAAGCGCGTCCTTCTATTGGTGTTGATGTAGGCTATACTCATATATTTTCTGCTGAGGACTCTACAGTGAACCGAACAGATCCTATAGGTCTTACTTCAGCGTTTAATGTTAATGCTACTTCTAATGCTCATGTAGACCTAGTGGGTGCTCAAGTAGTTTGGAACATCGATCAAGCACTAGAAGCTCCAACAAAATAG
- a CDS encoding bifunctional aspartate kinase/diaminopimelate decarboxylase encodes MQQLVTKFGGTSVSSRSTWNNIAAITQKHMSTGVQPVIVCSALTQISNKLEKAIDAALLNEHHSIYTDIRNSHLNLAEELEVNPDLISDDLQQLEQWLTGIALLKQAPAKTHAQILSLGELMMTRLGHAFLEQQGIQNKWYDARELLVSTSTLGGEAVNYLSARCEHAYDPQLVERFQTCGAPAIITQGFIASNPHGETVLLGRGGSDTSAALLAAKLQASSCEIWTDVPGIYTANPHQLPHARLLKQLNYDEAQEIASMGAKVLHPNCIPPVRLAKIPMSVKYTQMPEHSGTLITKDTDESAPLIKSIQVKHSILLISIDTLNMWQQVGFLADVFTTFKKHGFSVDLLSSSEFNVTISLDNNVKLHDRPAINALLADLNQFGRAKLIEPCSAVSMVGHHIRTVLPHLGPALEVFEAKQIYLMSLASNDLNMTFVVDESHADKLCQKLHHLLIESNPQIFYYSKSWHEEFGKPNKRPVPWWEIERDRLLASSAPHTPCYVYHSPTQAGKAKQLLALKSIDNLFYAIKANPHPSILKTLEKEGIGFECVSIQELDLVLDLFPTIDRKRILFTPNFAPKSEYEYALKIGCHITIDSLYPLQHWSQLFKNCEVIVRIDPGTGAGHHKHVSTGGNESKFGITQNDVGQIIALTKKNHIKVIGLHAHSGSGILTPELWQQTALMLASLTDQFPDVRSINLGGGLGIVEKPGQHPLDFSTLDASLLAVKSRYPQLKIWLEPGRYFVAESGVILAKVTQCKEKGKVKFVGIETGMNSLIRPSLYGAYHEIVNLSRLHEEKAGFAHIVGPICESGDTLGYDRLLPVTHEGDVLLIANTGAYGHCMSSNYNLRPAAQEIVLD; translated from the coding sequence ATGCAACAGCTCGTTACTAAATTTGGAGGTACCAGTGTTTCAAGTAGAAGCACTTGGAATAATATTGCAGCTATTACCCAAAAACATATGAGTACAGGAGTACAGCCCGTTATTGTTTGTTCTGCCCTCACTCAAATTTCTAATAAGCTCGAAAAAGCTATAGATGCAGCACTCTTAAATGAACATCATAGTATTTATACTGATATTCGTAACAGTCATTTAAACCTAGCGGAAGAGCTTGAAGTAAACCCCGATCTGATTTCTGATGATTTACAGCAACTGGAGCAATGGTTAACAGGAATTGCTTTGCTAAAGCAAGCTCCGGCTAAAACACATGCCCAAATATTAAGCCTTGGTGAGTTAATGATGACTCGCCTTGGCCATGCTTTTTTAGAACAGCAAGGTATTCAGAATAAATGGTATGACGCCCGTGAGCTGCTAGTAAGCACTTCTACTCTAGGAGGAGAGGCCGTTAATTATCTTTCTGCTCGTTGCGAACATGCCTACGATCCCCAATTGGTAGAGCGGTTTCAAACATGTGGTGCTCCAGCAATTATTACTCAAGGTTTTATTGCATCTAATCCACATGGAGAAACAGTGTTACTAGGTAGAGGTGGATCAGATACTTCCGCAGCACTTTTGGCGGCTAAACTTCAAGCATCGTCTTGTGAAATATGGACCGATGTTCCAGGTATCTATACAGCGAATCCTCACCAACTACCCCATGCTCGTTTGTTAAAACAATTAAACTACGATGAAGCTCAAGAAATTGCCTCTATGGGAGCCAAAGTTTTACATCCTAATTGCATTCCTCCAGTAAGACTTGCAAAAATCCCCATGTCGGTCAAATATACTCAAATGCCAGAACATTCAGGGACACTGATTACCAAAGATACTGATGAATCCGCGCCACTAATCAAATCAATTCAGGTAAAGCATAGTATTTTGTTGATATCCATTGATACTCTAAACATGTGGCAACAAGTTGGTTTCCTGGCGGATGTTTTTACTACATTTAAAAAGCATGGCTTTTCTGTTGATCTGTTATCTTCTTCTGAATTTAACGTCACAATATCATTAGATAACAACGTAAAATTACATGACAGGCCTGCAATTAATGCTCTGTTAGCAGATTTAAATCAATTTGGACGAGCCAAACTAATTGAACCTTGTAGCGCCGTTAGTATGGTTGGTCATCATATAAGAACCGTATTGCCCCATCTCGGTCCAGCATTAGAAGTATTTGAAGCCAAACAAATTTATTTGATGTCGTTAGCCTCCAATGATCTGAATATGACTTTTGTCGTGGATGAATCACATGCAGATAAATTATGTCAAAAACTACATCACCTACTGATAGAAAGTAATCCACAAATTTTTTATTACTCTAAAAGTTGGCATGAGGAGTTTGGCAAACCCAACAAACGCCCTGTGCCTTGGTGGGAAATAGAACGAGATCGTTTACTCGCAAGTAGTGCGCCACATACTCCTTGTTATGTGTACCATAGCCCTACTCAAGCAGGAAAAGCAAAACAGTTACTGGCGTTAAAATCTATTGATAATTTATTTTATGCTATCAAAGCGAATCCCCACCCTTCTATACTAAAAACATTGGAGAAAGAAGGAATTGGTTTTGAATGTGTTTCGATACAAGAGTTGGATTTAGTGCTCGACTTATTCCCGACAATTGATAGAAAAAGAATTTTATTTACTCCTAATTTTGCTCCAAAGTCCGAGTATGAATATGCGTTAAAAATTGGATGCCATATCACCATAGATAGTTTATATCCTTTGCAACATTGGTCTCAATTATTTAAAAATTGCGAAGTCATTGTACGTATTGATCCAGGCACTGGTGCAGGCCATCATAAGCATGTTTCAACAGGAGGTAATGAGTCCAAATTTGGTATCACGCAAAATGATGTAGGGCAAATCATTGCCTTGACAAAAAAGAACCATATTAAAGTGATTGGCTTACACGCTCACTCTGGCAGTGGAATTCTGACTCCTGAATTATGGCAACAAACAGCATTGATGCTTGCTTCATTAACAGATCAATTTCCTGATGTACGCTCCATTAATTTAGGTGGTGGCTTAGGAATAGTAGAGAAACCAGGACAACATCCTTTAGATTTTAGTACGCTAGATGCCTCCTTGCTTGCTGTCAAATCACGCTACCCGCAGTTAAAAATCTGGCTTGAGCCAGGCCGTTATTTTGTGGCAGAGAGTGGTGTTATTCTTGCTAAAGTGACCCAATGTAAAGAAAAAGGTAAAGTAAAATTTGTAGGTATTGAAACAGGAATGAATTCTTTAATCAGGCCATCTCTCTATGGGGCTTATCATGAGATAGTCAACCTCAGTCGTCTGCATGAAGAAAAAGCGGGATTTGCTCATATTGTTGGTCCGATTTGTGAGTCAGGAGATACCTTAGGTTATGATCGCTTGTTACCAGTAACTCATGAAGGGGACGTGCTGTTAATTGCTAATACTGGAGCCTATGGTCACTGCATGAGCTCCAACTATAATTTACGGCCTGCTGCCCAAGAAATAGTACTGGACTAA
- the hemB gene encoding porphobilinogen synthase: MSHYNIPLRMTRLRSNSMSRALVKETRLHIQQFIAPLFISEQLTEAKEIQAMPGQYQLSLDCLPREIETLSALGIPAVLLFGIPNQKDAYGSESFNENGIIARAIKKIRSINKDILIITDLCFCEYTDHGHCGVLHGQRIDNDKTLELLGKQAVSHAKAGADWVAPSGMTDGMVSAIRSALDSAGYQHIPILSYSAKYCSCLYGPFREAAQGAPQFGDRKAYQMDPANSAEALRETALDIEEGADMIMVKPAGFYLDIIYKLKQRYAEIPLCAYQVSGEYSMIRVAAKNHLINEEQAILESVTAIKRAGADFIISYFAKDIARILSNRTAI; this comes from the coding sequence ATGAGTCACTATAACATCCCTCTTAGAATGACCCGTTTAAGAAGCAATTCCATGTCTCGCGCTTTAGTGAAAGAAACCCGATTACACATACAACAATTTATAGCTCCCTTATTTATTAGCGAGCAATTAACTGAAGCAAAAGAAATCCAAGCGATGCCTGGCCAATATCAACTCTCACTAGATTGTCTGCCCAGGGAAATTGAAACGCTCAGTGCTCTAGGTATCCCGGCTGTTTTACTTTTTGGTATACCAAATCAAAAAGATGCCTACGGCAGCGAGTCATTCAATGAAAATGGAATAATAGCCCGAGCAATTAAAAAAATTCGCTCGATTAATAAAGACATATTAATTATTACTGATTTGTGCTTTTGCGAATATACCGATCATGGGCACTGCGGGGTATTACATGGCCAGCGTATTGATAACGATAAAACGCTAGAATTGCTTGGCAAACAAGCAGTAAGCCATGCCAAGGCAGGAGCAGATTGGGTTGCCCCCAGTGGTATGACTGATGGCATGGTCAGCGCTATTCGTTCCGCTCTAGATAGCGCAGGATATCAACACATTCCCATATTAAGTTACAGTGCCAAATATTGTTCCTGTTTGTATGGTCCCTTTAGAGAGGCAGCTCAAGGAGCACCTCAGTTTGGCGATAGAAAAGCCTATCAAATGGATCCTGCTAATAGTGCTGAAGCCTTAAGAGAAACGGCTTTGGATATTGAGGAAGGAGCCGATATGATTATGGTAAAACCTGCCGGTTTTTATTTGGATATTATTTACAAACTAAAGCAACGCTATGCCGAAATACCGCTTTGTGCCTATCAAGTCAGTGGCGAATACTCCATGATAAGGGTTGCAGCAAAGAATCATCTTATTAATGAGGAGCAAGCCATTTTAGAAAGCGTAACAGCAATAAAACGAGCAGGAGCAGATTTTATTATTTCTTATTTTGCCAAAGATATAGCAAGAATATTAAGTAATAGAACTGCAATTTGA